The proteins below are encoded in one region of Synchiropus splendidus isolate RoL2022-P1 chromosome 13, RoL_Sspl_1.0, whole genome shotgun sequence:
- the sirt5 gene encoding NAD-dependent protein deacylase sirtuin-5, mitochondrial — MLLRRQVFQVGLRLCSSHVTQGPLVDTRPSSDMSEFRKIFSKAKHIAIITGAGLSAESGVPTFRGENEKWRKWQSQDLATPEAFSRTPSRVWEFYHYRREAALHKKPSAVHLAIAECEARLRKQGRSVVVITQCIDDLLHQAGCKHVLRIHGSLAETRCVSCGHVTVNKKSPICSALKGKGSPGPDVDDAQIPVDKLPRCKESDCHGLLRPNVVFFGETLDSHILTKVEKELETCDLCLVVGTSSIVYPAAMFGPRVASRGVPVAEFNTQVTPKTEYFNFHFQGPCGTTLPPAIAP, encoded by the exons ATGCTTCTCCGCCGGCAAGTCTTCCAAGTCGGCCTTCGCCTATgttccagtcatgtgactcaagGGCCACTGGTGGACACGCGGCCGAGCTCTG ACATGTCCGAGTTCCGTAAAATCTTCTCCAAAGCCAAACACATTGCAATCATCACAGGTGCTGGTTTGAGTGCTGAGAGCGGAGTTCCGACTTTCAggggtgaaaatgaaaaatggaggAAATGGCAATCTCAG GACCTAGCCACCCCCGAGGCCTTCTCCCGCACGCCGTCGCGAGTGTGGGAGTTCTATCACTACAGAAGAGAGGCTGCCCTGCACAAAAAGCCCAGCGCTGTTCATCTGGCCATCGCGGAATGTGAAGCACGTTTGAGGAAACAGGGACGCTCTGTGGTGGTGATCACCCAGTGCATCGATGATCTGCTGCACCAGGCAGGATGCAAGCACGTGCTCAGGATTCATG GCAGCCTGGCGGAGACGCGATGTGTTAGTTGTGGTCATGTGACGGTGAACAAGAAAAGCCCCATATGTTCCGCCCTGAAAGGCAAAGG ATCACCCGGTCCAGATGTTGATGATGCCCAGATTCCGGTGGATAAACTGCCCAG ATGCAAGGAGAGTGACTGTCACGGTCTGTTGAGGCCCAACGTCGTGTTTTTCGGCGAAACTTTGGACTCTCACATTCTGACCAAAGTGGAGAAAGAGTTAGAAACCTGCGACCTGTGTCTTGTG GTGGGAACGTCTTCCATTGTTTACCCGGCAGCCATGTTCGGACCGCGAGTGGCTTCCAGAGGCGTCCCAGTGGCCGAATTCAACACGCAAGTAACCCCGAAAACAGAGTACTTCAA CTTTCATTTCCAGGGTCCATGTGGAACAACACTTCCTCCAGCCATTGCCCCATGA